The sequence below is a genomic window from Lentimicrobium saccharophilum.
TGCTGACTACCGAAATTTTCCGCCGCCGCGAAGCCATTCTCCAGAATCCCTTTATCGAAAAAGAGCTTGACCTGATGCTGCGCCGGCAGATTGCCAACCTGGAGCGGACTACCGGACAGCAGTTTGGCAACCCCGACAATCCGCTGCTGCTTTCAGTACGTTCAGGTACTGCCATTTCGATGCCCGGCGCCATGAATACCTACCTTAATGTCGGCCTCAACGACAAAATCGTGGAAGCGCTGAGTAAAAAAGAGAATTTTGGCTGGACATCATGGGATTGTTACCGCCGCTTTCTCCAGTCGTGGGGCATGGCTTTCGGTGTTTCGCGCGATGAATTTGACCAGGTGATGATCGACTTCAAGACACGTTACGGCATCGGCCAGAAAATTGATTTCAGTCCGGCCCAGATGCGTGAGATGGCCATTGCATATAAGAACATCCTGCACAACCACAACATTCATTTCAAGGATGAACCTTATGAACAGCTCAAGCAGGTTATTTTCAACGTATTGCAGTCGTGGGACAGCGAAAGGGCGAAAGTCTACCGCGAATACCTGCAGATAGCCGATGAGTGGGGAACTGCCGTGATTGTTCAGAAAATGGTACTGGGAAATCTACACCGCACTTCGGGCACCGGGGTGCTGTTTACGCACGCACCAGACTTTGAGCAGCCCGGCATTCATCTGTATGGCGACTTTACCCTCTGCAGCCAGGGAGAGGATATTGTTGCAGGGCTGGTACACCCCTGGCCGGTAACCGAGCGGCAACGTAAAAAGTTGTTTGGCGACAAGGGCGTTTCTTTGCAGAAGGGCTTTCCGGGCATTTACGAGAAACTGTTGAAAATTACCGAAGCGCTGACAGAGACCCACGGCTTCAGCCACCAGGAGATAGAGTTTACCTTCGAAAGCGAAAACCCGGATGATTTGTATATTCTGCAAACCCGCGACCAGGAAATCCGCAAGCCGGACCTGAGTTTTGTATTCAACTGCAAGACCTCAGAACTTGACCTGCTGGGCCGTGGCATCGGCCTGGGCAAGGGGGTGATGAACGGTATTCTTGCATTCGACATGAAAGACCTGGAAGCGTTCAGCGCATTGCCTGATCAGAAGATCCTGGTGCGGCCGGATACGGTGCCCGATGACATCGGGATGATCTTTGCCTGCGACGGGCTGATCACAGCCAGGGGGGGCGCCACCTCGCATGCGGCAGTAACGGCGGTCCGCCTCGACAAAACATGTGTGGTCAACTGCTCCGAACTGATTGTGAATGAACGGGATAAAATCTGCACCATCAACGGCCGGACACTGAAACCCGGAGACAAAATCGCCATCGACGGCAACCTTGGCAATATCTATGCAGGAAACTACCCCGTTAAGCTGGCCGAACTCGGGTAAACTTCCGTTCTGCTCATTCCGGATTACGACCAACCCTGAAAACCGGGCTTTGTTATACCTTTGCAAATCTTTCTGCACCCTGAAACAGGGCAGAGGTCATCTTTTAATACAGATTAAATAATGGATATTAATATTTTGCAATGGATCGGATACCTGGCCAGCGGCATTATTGCACTTTCCATGACGATGAACTCCATTCTGAAGTTCCGCTGGATCAACCTTGCCGGTGCCCTCACGTTCTCAACTTATGGATTCCTGATCGGCGCATTGCCTGTCGGATTTTTGAATGCCTTTATTGCCTGCGTCGACATCTACTACCTCTATACCATCTATTCGAAAAAGGAGGTCTTCGAAATCCTGGAAGTCAGGGCCGACAACCGCTACCTGCTCCGCTTTCTGAAGTTTCATGAAAAAGATATACAAAAGTTCTTTCCCGGATTCATTTATAAACCAGAAATTAATACCGTCAGCTTTTTTGTTTTGCGGGATATGGCTGTGGCAGGGGTTTTCCTGGCTCACAGGGAAAAAGACCATTGCCTGGTGGTAGGGCTGGATTATGTACTGCCCGAATACCGGGATTTCAAAAACGGGAAATTCATTTACTTCAGGTTAAAAGACCGGTTTGTTGTTGAAGGATACAAAAAGGTGATCTCAGAAGGGAAAAGCGAGAAATATTCTGCCTATCTGAGGAAGCTGGGATTCGCGCCCGGACCTGAAGGATTGTATGAAAAATCATTCGAATGACGTTCATTAGTTGAATACAATACAATGGTTTGTCGCAGTTTCCGTGCAGAATAACATCCGGAGAGAGTTGATCGCAACTTAATTTTATGTAACTTTACTACGCTAACAATCATATCCTGTTGCTTTCATGCAGTCGGTGTTAATCGTCAACGGAACCCTGATTTCGGATGAATCCATAAAGCAGGAAGATATCCTGATCGTGGACGGCAGAATTATATCCACCGGCAGAAACCTGCCCGGGCTGCCCCTGGAAACCAACATCATTGAAGCCAGCGGAAAATATATTATTCCGGGTGGCATTGACCCTCATGTTCATTTTGCCTTGCCAACCCCGGCGGGGCCCTCATGCGACGATTTCAGATCAGGAAGCCTGGCCGCAATGGCCGGTGGCACTACTTTCATTATGGATTTTGTAACGCCAGCGCCCGGTCAGGACCTTATTGAAGCCCTGGCAATCAGGCGTCAGGAAGCTGAAAGCAGTCTTATACCATACAAGCTTCATGCAGGCATAACCTGGTACGATGATTCCATACCTGCACAAATGCAACGCTGTGTGGAAGAAGAAGGCATTGCCTCCTTCAAGGCTTACCTGGCTTACAAAGGCAGCATCGGAATAGAGTACCATGAGCTGGAAAAGGTGATGCATGCCGCAGCGGCGCTTAATGCCATTGTGCTGGTGCATTGCGAGGAGGGAGATATTATCCTGAAAAAACAACAGGAATTTGTTGCCGCCGGCAAAACAAGTCCGCTTTATCATGCCCTGTCGCGCCCCCCTGAAGCGGAAGCCAGTGCCGTAAAAAAGGTCATTGACCTCTGCCGCAAAACCGGATGCCGCACGTACATCGTGCATACCTCTGCCGCGGAGTCTCTGCAATATATCCGGGAAGCCAAAGCCGAAGGATTGCCGCTTTATTGCGAAACCTGCCCCCAGTATCTTCTGCTTGACGAAAGCGTTTACCGGGAGCCGCTGCCCGGTTCACTGAAATATGTGATCAGTCCGCCAATCCGTGGCAGGGAGGATCGTGAAGCACTCTGGCTTGCCCTCCGCGATGGCACCGTGGATGTGGTTGCGACGGATCATTGCCCGTTCAATACTTTCGGGCAGAAAGACAGGGGAGCTGACAATTTCACACTTATCCCGAACGGGGCCGGCGGTGTTGAACACCGGCTGGAGCTGCTGTATACCTATGGTGTGCTGTCAAAAAGGATCAGCCTGCAGCAGTTTGTCAAACTGACATCGGCCAACGCGGCAAAAATATTCGGACTCTTCCCCGAAAAAGGATCCCTGCTTCCTGGATCAGTCGCTGATTTAGTGCTGCTTGACCCGGATTATACTTCAGTAATCAGCGCCAATAATGGCATGCAGCAATGTGATTCGGATATTTATGAAGGAATGCCCATCAGCGGGAAATTCACTGTGGTAAAAACACCATCGTTATAATCAATTCTGCTGTCATCACTCCTTTTAGTGTCCGGGAAGACTTGATAAATCAAAGGAGTACTCTTTACTCAGGCTGTCGATGATAACCGGTAGTCACGCTCCCGGTTCAAAGGATCCTGGTTCAGCATTCTGCTGAGCAATCCGTAAATTTCAGGTTTGTGTTGCTTCAGCAGTTCCGGCACCTCAAAAAAATATTCCACACATACCGAAAAGAATTCTTCGTCATTGACATAGGCATACTCCCTGAGCAGGCCGGGGACACCTCTTGCCGCCAGCTCCTTTTCTTCCGGAAACCTACGGTCCATCTCATCGCTCCTCAGCTGCACCATCAGCCCGGTTTCGCGGGTAGTCTCCAGTTCAAGGCGCAAAGCATGGGCCATCTCATGCAGGCCAAGGTTGTAATTGTCGTTATGCACAAGGTAGCCTTCCTGAAAATCAGCCCAGGACAATGTAATGAAACCTGCTCCAGAGGTTAATCCCTTCAGATCGCTGTTAAAGAACCTTGAATAAAAGGATTCAGGATAAAGAATATACCGCCTGAACCTTTCAAAAAAGAACAACTTCATCCCGAAAGTAAGCTGAATCTGCGCAAATATCACACAGATTTTCATCTCTTCAGTGACTTCGAGCCCTGCATGACCCGTAAATGAAACCTTTCCCATCACCTTGCACAGGCGAGCCATAAAGCGGTTTCTCGCCGGAGGTGAAAGGTGACGATAGTAGAGAAACCTGTCATTCAGCAGGGTGTCAATCGATTGCCGGTTATTGCGGAACTTCCGTTTTACGCTGTAACGGTCAAAATAATCCCCTGTGATCAGGAATAAAATATATCCATGATATTGTATCAACATCAGCAGGAGGAAGTATAGGAATACAAAGTACAATGAGTTCATTGCAATGATTTAGAACATACCCGGATCAGCAGTCTTTGACCCGCCAACACTGCTTGAACGGATTCCGGCTCCGGCTGACAAATAATTTTAAGAGAGTGGGGTCAATACTTTTCTGTGCATACACAAATTCTGCCAATGCCATATCCCAGAAGCAGATCAACATAGAAAACTGAATCGGTAATGCTGCGCCAAATTAATAAAAATACAGAGTAATCATGTTTTCGCTCTCTTGAAAACGACATATTCTCCCGGCGGGAGAGGCAGGAATAAGCCGCCGACCATCCAACACCAGCACGCCCCGTCATATAACATCAACTCCAGGTTAATACAAAACTGTGTTTTTCAGCATCCTATACAATTACGATAAAATCAATGCTGATTTTTTGTAGCATGCTCAATTTTCTCCTTATGGCAAACCAGCACATCATTCATATCTCCGTGCCAGTTATGAAATCCATTTCCCCAACAATCTTTATAATCCTTGCAAGATGCACATTTCCCTTTTTTCGTCCATTCCCGGTTTCTGAAGGGCAGAAACTTATTCAGCCATACTTCATAAAGATTATCCCGGTAAATATTCCCCTGTGTGAAGGACCGGTTAATATTCGGGCAGGCTGAAATGGAACCGTCAATCAGGACAGACCCGATATTGATCCCCGCCCTGCAGAAAAAATAGCTGTCCCTGACCAATGGTTCATATTTACCCACATATCCTTCACAACTGAATTTTACATCAATCTGTTTTCCTTTACGCTGTAAGGCAATAAAATCCATCAGTTCAGCAAACTGATTATCCGTCAGTTGCAGTTCCTGATCGCCGGCGGCCCGCCCTATCGGAATAATGGTAAACAATCTCCAGGACTTTACATTTGCTGAAACAAGCAAATCCCTGATTTGGGCTAACTCACTTATGTTCTTCTGATTCACACAGGTTACAACGTCGAAGCTGAGTCTTCCGGAAGAGGCTGCCAGCTCAATGGCATGAATGACTTTTGTAAAACTCTTATCATTGTTCCGCAGCCAGTTATGAGATGCTTCAAGACCGTCAAGACTGATTGTCAGCGCGCCAAGACCTGCATTCAATAAAGAGATATGCCTTTGCTCATCGTAAAGGTGGCCGTTGGTGACCAGTGACCACCGTAATCCTCTTTTACGCAGCGCACGGCCGCACAACTCAAGGTCTTTCCTCAGAAGGGGTTCGCCTCCGGTAAAAACCACGGTAAAATTTTCAGGCCTCTCCTTTATTGTATCAACCGCTGCCAGAAAATCATCCACAGGCATGTCGGGAAAACTATAATCTTGGGAACAATCGCTGCCGCAGTGCCTGCAGTTTAAATTGCATCGTGTGGTACACTCCCAGAACAAATAATTCAATTCATGCAACTGTACTTCCGATTCCCTGAACTTTCTGAAAGCAACCCTTTTCAGCGATGAGATCATCTATTTTTCTTCAAGAATGATATCCAGATAAACATTTTCGTTAACATCAGCCAGCACAGTATCTTTACCTGCGTATAGTCCGTTCAGCGTTGAGTCCGTGTCCTGAAATTTCAGTGCCAGATGCTGAATCATCTCCGTGTAGAATGAAAACTTACCATCTTCATCTGTTATTACATATTGCAAATTATCCGCGACTGAAACTTTAATCCCTTTAATGGGCAATCCTGAAGTTTTTGCTTTTACCTGACCTTCGACAAACAAATCATTTCCAAAATCCTGGGGTGTGCCATAACATGCCTGAAAGACAAACAGAGCAGAGGTAAGGCTTAATCCTCCGAGAATTTTTCTTATAAAGCGGCTTTTCATAGGTTCTGGTTTTTAAGTGCAATACTTGAGTTTATTAAGGCATTTTTTCAATAAAACCGGCCGTTAAAAATCAACAGTATTTCCTCTCTGGCAGCCTGAAATGATTGAAAACGGTCCGCCCCGCAATCATCAATAAATTCTGCCTGTTTATGATGTATAAAGATACGAAGAAATCAAGGATTTATAACTCCAGATTAATCAACAGGAAGCCCGGAAGGACTGAACCATTGATTCTATAAGGGTAATCCCTGAAAATCATTCCATAAACCCTGCCCCAGGAGAAGCAACCTTTTTGTCAGGGAGGGATGAAACAAATAACCGCCCGCCGAAACGGGGGCTTTTCAACAAATCAGGGCTGAGTCTGTTATAGAGATTAAAGACAGGCTTATCTTTGCATCTTCAAACGGACTCCTTCCATTCCGGAAAAGATGTTTGAGTTATAGAGAAGAGGGGAGAGAACAGGCTCCGTGAACCTCTGGCAACCCTCCGCTGTTTGGCGGAAACGGTGCCAATACCTGTTCCCCGCAAGGGGAAGCTTATAATTGAAACACACCTGCGTTGCGCTTTCCGGCCTTCCTGATTGTGTTTTACCATGTGTAAACTGCGGATTGTGCAGCCATGCTGCTGAATCCTGTTAAAATGCAAGAACGATGACAAAATCGATAGTCCGCGAACTGGAGCAGCGGGTACTGGTGCTCGATGGCGCCATGGGCACCATGATACAGCGTTACAAACTTGAAGAGCGGGACTTCCGCGGCGAACGCTTCCCTGATCACCCCTGCGACCTGAAGGGCAACAACGACCTGCTCTGCCTCACCCGGCCCGATATTATCCATGAAATCCACACCGCATACCTTGAAGCGGGTGCCGACATCATTGAAACCAACACCTTTAACGCCACCTCGGTTTCGATGGCTGACTACCGGATGGAGCCGCTGGTATATGAAATCAACAAAGCTGCCGCGGAGATCGCGCGGAAGGCTGCCGATGCCTTTACCCTCCGCAATCCTGACAAGCCCAGGTTTGTCGCCGGAGCCATGGGCCCCACCAACAAAACGGCGTCCATGTCGCCCGACGTGAATGACCCCGGTTACCGGGCCGTGCATTACGACGACCTGGTGGAAGCCTACACCGGACAGGCCCTCGGGCTGATCGACGGCGGGGTTGACCTGCTGCTGGTAGAAACTATTTTCGACACCCTGAATGCCAAAGCCGCCCTGTTTGCCATCAACGAGCTGCTGCGCCGGCGCGGCATCCGCATGCCGGTGATGGTATCGGGTACCATTACCGATCTCAGCGGCCGCACACTCTCCGGACAAACGCTGGAAGCCTTTCTGAATTCCGTATCGCACATCGATATGCTGAGCATAGGTTTCAACTGTTCCCTGGGGGCAGAACAGCTCCGTCCCTTTATTGAAGAATTGTCCGGGAAATCGCCTTTTTATGTAAGCGCCTACCCCAATGCCGGCCTGCCGAATCAATTCGGTGAATATGACGAAACTCCGGCCGAGATGGCAGCACATGTAAAACCCATCATTGACGGCCGGGCGGTCAATATCATCGGCGGCTGCTGCGGAACCACACCGGACCATATCCGCGAACTGAGCAGGCTTGCTTCACAGGCGAAGGTCAGAAAACGCCCCGTATTGCCCAAAAGCCTCAAACTAAGCGGGCTGGAGCCCCTGCAGGTGTTTGCAGGAAGCAATTTTATCAACATCGGAGAGCGCACCAATGTCTCCGGCTCGAAGAAATTCGCCCGCCTTATCCGCGAAGAGAAATATGACGAAGCGCTGGCCATTGCCCGGCAACAGGTCGAAAACGGCGCACAGGCCATCGACATCAATATGGACGATGCCCTGCTCGATGCCGAAAAAGCGATGGTGCGTTTTCTCCACCTTGCCATGGCCGAGCCGGAGATCGCGAAAGTACCGGTGATGCTGGACTCCTCGCGCTGGGAGGTGATAGAGGCCGGGCTGAAATGTGTTCAGGGCAAAGCCATCGTGAACTCCATCAGCATGAAAGAGGGAGAAGCGGTATTCAAAGAACATGCCCGCCTGGTGAGGGCATATGGAGCCGCTGTGGTGGTGATGGCATTCGACGAGAAAGGGCAGGCCGCCTCTCTGGAAAGGCGGATTGAAATCTGCCGCAGGGCTTATGATATCCTGACCAATGAAGTCGGTTTCCCTGCCGAAGACATCATCTTTGACCCGAATATCCTCACGATAGCCACAGGCATTGAAGAGCACAACAACTATGCGCTTGACTTTCTGGAAGCCGTGAAGTGGATAAAGCAAAACCTGCCTGACGCGCGGGTAAGCGGGGGCATCAGCAACCTCTCGTTTTCGTTCAGGGGAAATGAAAAGCTGCGCGAAGCCATGCATTCGGCATTTCTCTATCATGCCGTGAAAGCCGGGCTCGACATGGGCATCGTAAACGCGGGAAATCTTCCGGTATATGACGACATTGATCCTGCAGAACTTGAACTTATTGAGGATGTGCTTTTTAACCGGCGACCGGATGCCACGGAGCGCCTTACGGCTTATGCAGCCGGCATGGATAAAACGGAAAAAAAAGAAGACAAAACGGAAAGCTGGCGCAGCCTGCCGCTGAACGAACGTCTCTCCTACGCCCTGGTGCACGGCATCGACAGTCACATTGCCGGAGATGTGGAGCTTGCCAGACACGGTTATGACAAAGCCCTTGAAGTGATCGAAGGGCCCCTGATGGCCGGAATGAATATCGTGGGGGATTT
It includes:
- the hydA gene encoding dihydropyrimidinase; this encodes MQSVLIVNGTLISDESIKQEDILIVDGRIISTGRNLPGLPLETNIIEASGKYIIPGGIDPHVHFALPTPAGPSCDDFRSGSLAAMAGGTTFIMDFVTPAPGQDLIEALAIRRQEAESSLIPYKLHAGITWYDDSIPAQMQRCVEEEGIASFKAYLAYKGSIGIEYHELEKVMHAAAALNAIVLVHCEEGDIILKKQQEFVAAGKTSPLYHALSRPPEAEASAVKKVIDLCRKTGCRTYIVHTSAAESLQYIREAKAEGLPLYCETCPQYLLLDESVYREPLPGSLKYVISPPIRGREDREALWLALRDGTVDVVATDHCPFNTFGQKDRGADNFTLIPNGAGGVEHRLELLYTYGVLSKRISLQQFVKLTSANAAKIFGLFPEKGSLLPGSVADLVLLDPDYTSVISANNGMQQCDSDIYEGMPISGKFTVVKTPSL
- a CDS encoding zinc-dependent peptidase, which translates into the protein MNSLYFVFLYFLLLMLIQYHGYILFLITGDYFDRYSVKRKFRNNRQSIDTLLNDRFLYYRHLSPPARNRFMARLCKVMGKVSFTGHAGLEVTEEMKICVIFAQIQLTFGMKLFFFERFRRYILYPESFYSRFFNSDLKGLTSGAGFITLSWADFQEGYLVHNDNYNLGLHEMAHALRLELETTRETGLMVQLRSDEMDRRFPEEKELAARGVPGLLREYAYVNDEEFFSVCVEYFFEVPELLKQHKPEIYGLLSRMLNQDPLNRERDYRLSSTA
- a CDS encoding TIGR04133 family radical SAM/SPASM protein yields the protein MISSLKRVAFRKFRESEVQLHELNYLFWECTTRCNLNCRHCGSDCSQDYSFPDMPVDDFLAAVDTIKERPENFTVVFTGGEPLLRKDLELCGRALRKRGLRWSLVTNGHLYDEQRHISLLNAGLGALTISLDGLEASHNWLRNNDKSFTKVIHAIELAASSGRLSFDVVTCVNQKNISELAQIRDLLVSANVKSWRLFTIIPIGRAAGDQELQLTDNQFAELMDFIALQRKGKQIDVKFSCEGYVGKYEPLVRDSYFFCRAGINIGSVLIDGSISACPNINRSFTQGNIYRDNLYEVWLNKFLPFRNREWTKKGKCASCKDYKDCWGNGFHNWHGDMNDVLVCHKEKIEHATKNQH
- the metH gene encoding methionine synthase, yielding MTKSIVRELEQRVLVLDGAMGTMIQRYKLEERDFRGERFPDHPCDLKGNNDLLCLTRPDIIHEIHTAYLEAGADIIETNTFNATSVSMADYRMEPLVYEINKAAAEIARKAADAFTLRNPDKPRFVAGAMGPTNKTASMSPDVNDPGYRAVHYDDLVEAYTGQALGLIDGGVDLLLVETIFDTLNAKAALFAINELLRRRGIRMPVMVSGTITDLSGRTLSGQTLEAFLNSVSHIDMLSIGFNCSLGAEQLRPFIEELSGKSPFYVSAYPNAGLPNQFGEYDETPAEMAAHVKPIIDGRAVNIIGGCCGTTPDHIRELSRLASQAKVRKRPVLPKSLKLSGLEPLQVFAGSNFINIGERTNVSGSKKFARLIREEKYDEALAIARQQVENGAQAIDINMDDALLDAEKAMVRFLHLAMAEPEIAKVPVMLDSSRWEVIEAGLKCVQGKAIVNSISMKEGEAVFKEHARLVRAYGAAVVVMAFDEKGQAASLERRIEICRRAYDILTNEVGFPAEDIIFDPNILTIATGIEEHNNYALDFLEAVKWIKQNLPDARVSGGISNLSFSFRGNEKLREAMHSAFLYHAVKAGLDMGIVNAGNLPVYDDIDPAELELIEDVLFNRRPDATERLTAYAAGMDKTEKKEDKTESWRSLPLNERLSYALVHGIDSHIAGDVELARHGYDKALEVIEGPLMAGMNIVGDLFGSGKMFLPQVVKSARVMKKAVAVLLPYLEAEKTAGENRSAGRVLMATVKGDVHDIGKNIVGVVLGCNNYEVIDLGVMVPAARILDEAKRHKADIIGLSGLITPSLEEMAHVARELEKSGFTTPLLIGGATTSEMHTAVKIAPEYSHPVVHVRDASRATSVVASLLSSDQQPAFVRSLNERYSNLRTKHLNTKAGVTYISLEAARNNRFNPGWEGYQPPVPAKTGVTRFSGWPLEEISRYIDWTYFFYAWKIGAKYPEIFDDPEKGKEARKLYDDAQVILRRMIDEKMVQADGVIGIFPARSLDESIEIYDADTGRTLETFHFLRNQEEKEAGKPNLCLSDFVAPAGSGIRDYAGFFAVTAGLGVEKHAQRFTDENDDYNAIMVKILADRLAEAFAEVLHLYVRKEYWGYAPDENMALPDILAEKYQGTRPAPGYPACPEHSEKRRIFDLLKAEESGIHLTENYAMMPVASVCGYYFSHPGSQYFNAGRISRDQIEAYASRKGLSPVEIEKLLAQNLNY